The following nucleotide sequence is from Zea mays cultivar B73 chromosome 1, Zm-B73-REFERENCE-NAM-5.0, whole genome shotgun sequence.
AGTAATTGTTGATTCTAGTTTAGAACATCAGTTTTGCAGATAAAAGGGGAGTGGAGAGATTATGTTTTTTCATGCACCAGACTTGGGGCGATCTTGACCTTGTTGGGAAACGGTTGTGCGGGCGCGTCCTTGGCTTCGCAGGCAGCGCGCTTAGCGAGGTTGGTCTGGCGCCGCTTCCCAGGTAGTTCCCCTCGTTGTTGTGTAGCGTCAGGCACATTATGCACTCACAGCCATAAAGAAGCAGAATAAGTGCACAGATCAGAGATAGGAGTGGTGTGCTTACTGGATTAAGTAGTTTGAGAACTAATTATAGAGATGAGTGGCTTGCATACCAGATTGAGCAGTCCGAGAAGAAAATTTTTTTATTGTTTCTGTAGATAGTTGTATCTTCTTTCTTGGAGTTTCTCTTATGGATGGTTGTTGAGGTCCTACAACAAAGCATATATAGGTTCAATCAGTTTATACATGAAGGAAAAAGGAAAATTGATCTGTTATTATTATAGATGCACATGTAAGAGATAACTCAGCATTTTGAAGACGTCAAACTATAAAAGGCAGGCACATCTATTAGCCTGTTGGTACTCACAAAAAAAGTTAATCGTGAGATGCTAGAAATTTTGACATTCATAGAATAAATAAAGTCTAAATAAATGTGCCTTACTAACCATGGAATACATAAGAACATAGAATAGAATTGCAAGTGATCGAACATGAGGATTCTAACCTTCCATTCCCGAGTGGAATAACAACAGCATGCTGACGTGACATAGACTGATGGTCCATGGACACGAAGTCAGAAGCAAGAACCGCCTCCCGAATAGATGCCTCATGTTTTCTAGATTGATCCTATCAAAGACCTACCCATCTTTCACCACATCAAGATAGTAGACCCCTGGGCGTGGCTCAATCGCGCAGTCTGTAGGTTGCCACGTCGACTGCCCTCCACCGACCTGTGTCCCAACATGCTTGGGAGCATCACCATCTTGCCCAGCCACCCTCGAGCTGGTGCCTTTGCGGACTTTGGAGATTCTAACCCGGCAAAAAAATAGAATTTTGTGGCAACGTCAATAGAGCCAGTGCTTTAGTTGTTCCTGCAGCTGCAGGTGCCTTCTTGGTGCCTGTCTTGGACTTCACTGAGAAGGGCTCCAAGGCTTGTGCCTTCTCGAAGCGGTCAAGGCCCCCACGATACATCTCCCTACACCTCTAATCCACCAGCTCTTTGGTTCTAGTCTTTACCACTCCAAATCTAGTCGCTTATGCACTTGTGTACTTTAATACTGCAGACAAGCAAAGGATATTGTGCCTACTGTTGATCAAATAAAATAAATCAGAAACAGCAACAGAAAGGATTTGCAACCAAAATTAGGTGATGTTTGTATAACGGGATATGAGAGGCTAGACAAAGGGATGGAAAGCTCACCCGCTGCTTGGTTCACAGGGAAGGAGGGGGAAAGGGAAATTCGGACCTCTTGTCCCACTGATTCTATCCCGTCAGGAGGGATGGGTCGTGCTGAGATAAGAGCTCTGCACACTGCTGTAGATTACTGCCCGCCTACACGCTCGCCTTCCACAGTCCACACAAGTTACCTGCAAGAAAAGGTGAATGCTCTATGACAAGCAGACTGACAGGATGGTTCTTCGAGTGTATTTCTTCCACTTTGGTGGCACCAGTTTGTGGTTTCACCAGTCGCCAGTTGCCTGCTACCTTGAGTAAGCTAGAAAGATCCCTTTGTGCTCACTACAACCAAGCACCGTTCAGCTTAGCACAAAATAAGAACAAAAGCATAGAAAGAAATAATTATAAAATCATTTGACTCACAAAGCTAGAAGGTGCGATGAGCCCTATCCCTCCATACCTGTAAGTCATTGTACAGTACAATAGTATGGTACTTCGTTTCCAATAAAAAGATGGAAACCCATAGGAGTCTTTTAAGAACAGTACTACAGTAGGATAAGCTGAAGCTTCTAAAACACCAATGCATCTTTGAAAGTACAGAAATCTGAACTGCCTTCATATTTGCAACATATAACTAAAATATATGTTGGCAAATGTTCCTAACGATACTACGAACCTAAAAGGCAACAAAATTAATTAGGATAATAAGTTGAGTATCATTACAAATAAAATCATATCTATCTAATGTGCCTAATAATTTCTTGTATTTCTTCTGGAATGTTGTCTTTGGATTCATTGTCCTTGTACTTCAATAATTCTATTAAGAATTTGGTCCTCAGGTCATTCCCATTCTGCACATTCATTATTACATATCATTGAACTCGATTAATAATCAATTATAGAAGAACAATATTGACAAAGTATTAGAACAAATAGGGTACTCACAGTACAAATGCAGGGTAACCTTATACCATTCCAATCGTGCATAAAGTTGATAACAAGAAAGCCAGATAAATCCCTACAAATTAAAATAATATGTTGTTACATATATGTAGACAAAATTAATAGGTTGTTCGGGTTAAAAAAATTACTAGTTTAATGTTCTTGGAACCCATGTTGGTACTATACGACGCCACATATAAATATCGTCTTTCCATGTAGGATTGGCCAATTCCATGGCAGCATTCATATTATTGGCAATATAATGTATATTATGGATATAATGCATGCTAGGATGATCACCCTTAAACCATGATGGTATAGGCATGGAGTCCATTATATAGATGCTTCTAGTGTCCATGTTAAGTACATATAAGGTAAAGTGACCCAAGAAAGAAAAGGGCAATAGAATCTGCAAGTTAAATAATTAGTTCAAGTAAGAGAAAAAAACAAGATTACAAAAATGATGAAGAGTATAGCTTACTTGTTTGCAATCTGAAACATCGTACTCCATGTCAGGCCAACATTCTAATAATTTTGCCAACATGTTGATATCTGGCTTTGCACGAAGGCGAGGGTCTCGACCAAATTTAGTTATGGACTACTTTTTGTTAGTAAAATAATTATATAATGAACACACTTATATAAATAAAGACGAATTACTTGAACTTACACAGAACTGTAGATCCATGTAGTGGTATTTGTCTTCCAACAAGAACAAGGAATCATTGCATGCGATCATCCGAACAGCCATGTTAAAACAATCTGTATCCATCGGCTTATTTACATCCAATATATCTTTAAGTTTTTGAAGACTTAAAGAAATTGGATAAGGTTTAGTGCTCTGAATCCAATGTTTCCTATTAAATGAACAATTGTTTTTATAGTTAAATCAagtacatatgtgttgaatatttACCATGCATATACTATATGAAATGAGAATTAACTTACTTTAAATATTTGTCGTTGTCTATCCCCATGATATATGTGCATAATACAAACATCAGTTCTTGTGTGTTTGTTGATGTTACTTTAGCAGGCAGAACATATGGAGATATATATGGTTCAATCTGATGTGATGTATTTGACGATTTAGATAACTCACATGGAGTATCGATTATTTGAACAtcacttgaactctctccatcttCATCCACATTGTGGTCAAGATTTTGATGTCCTTTCTTTGTGTTTAATCTCGAGTCCCATAATATTGCAGGTAGCTTAAACCTAAACATTGTTATATCATCCTGCAAGtatataaatataaattaaaacaaAAGAAACATTGTTCCTATAAATAAATATACGTCCTCTACCTGAGTTACGTTATCAGATAGGGAGGATCCTGTCCAGTATTCCATATAGTTTATCATCCATAGCCCGCAAGATACCCTAATATGAAATTTAACAGATCAGGTGAGTTTCTATGTATATATGAAAATAAATAAAACCAATTTTGTAGAGTTGTGGTCACATGAATTTTACCCATCGGTTTGCATTTGTGTTGTGATCTTCTCTATAACTGGCCATGATGCAACATCAAGGTTCGACCACTTGCCTTGGTAAAGCTCTTTATGTTTTGCTGCAAGTTTAATCTGTCTTTCTAGACCTTTTAACTATGTGTATATATAAAACATATCAAGATTTATAGATAACAAATAATGTAATGATGAAATAGTCATAATATAAAAGAAATGATTACTCACTGTAGTATAAAGGTCTCGGCGATCCGTTATTTGTTGTCCCATAGAATCGAGTACATGTACCTCACTTTTTTTTGCATTCAGAACTGCCAGGTACCAGTGAAAATCTTCTATATTCATTGGAAGGAACACCTTCATAGAACATACATTAACATTAATTTGTAAGTATTGTGCACCAATATATTACATATTACATATATTAAAAATGAGATGAGTTTTAGGTCAACCATGTCAGACTGTAAATAGTTGTCCACCCTTTGTTCAATTGTGTCTTCCTTACAATTTAAGAGCACCTTAGGGTCGCCATCACGCTTAAGCAGACTGGAAATGAATGTGTTCTCCAAGAAGACCTTTCCACCTTCTCTATGAAGTAAATGCTCTTCACCCCTAATACAGTGTATATATGCATTGAGGGCCTGTACACCAAAAGAATACAATTAACAGATCAAAAATACATGCTAGCTTTAAATATGTATACCATACTGTATAATATGAtaattataaatatatatactttATTACTGTATATAATATGGACATACAAATGTACTTACTTTGTCAGACAATTGCATGTCACCATGAAAAAGACAttccatatcatttctatttaACCATGCGCTGTCGATGTTCACCACAACTTGTTTCCCCGGTAATGTTTTAATGTATTCAATAAGCTGAACATCTTCTGGGGTGCACTTATAATCTATACAATGAAAAATATTATACTTAATAAGCAAATGATATATGCGAAAACCAATAAGATGCAATAAGGCAAGAACAAAAAAATTACCTTCAGAGACAACTCGAGCTACATTCAATTTCTTTGGTTTCTTATGTTGTGATATTCTAATAAGTGTATCCAAAGCATCTTGTTGGTTCTGCTTTACCATATCCGCATCAGAACTTATTTGACTTGATTCATTTGGAACATCCAAAGATGTCAGGTGTATCACATCTGTATGAGGAGTGAATGAAACATAAGTATCTTGACAAAAGCATTGTTAGGAGTACTCATAAGACAATATTTACATTTAGGAGTGTAGATAAGAGAGCCTACCCGGTTGTGGCCCAAGATCGGCTTCAGTTGACACTTCTACATGATTGAAAATACAGTCAATGCCTACTCCCACAACATCGTGTGATTGTTTTGCAGCATTACCAACACTGACCTTACTATCCTCGCTCTCTATATATATGGCGCACAAGAGAAGAATTAAGTGTCAAACAAATATTTATTATGCAGACCTTAGTTTTTTGTAATTGATAATAGCACTTACCCAATTCATGTTCATCGGTGTCATTAGTTGACAATTGTGCTGAACAACCACTTCTAGCCACAACCTCATACGATGGTTCAGCAGTATTGCCAACATCGACATTTTCTTTCTCCACCACTATATCCATTGTGATTTGGTCTGTACCAACTACCCATCAGATTAAAAGTGTCAAACATAATTTTATTGACAAAAGTATTTTAAGTATATAAAGTACATCGTCAAATAGCACGAAACTAAATAAAAAACGAACTTTAGCTTAAGTTCTTCATTCATATAGATGTGACAAGTGAACTTGTATAAACTTACAGAGGAAAGGGACACAGGCCTGCCACCATCCTATTTTGATTAAGTATACCCGATGCCATTGATCTtataggatgtatatcatggcaTTATTGCAAATATACAACATTGCTCCTTATAAAAATGCTATGAGGGGAGGATGCCAGAAGCAAGGAGGCTGTTCGATCAAATGGCCCAGGTGGGGATCCAAGTAAATACAATCACGTTCAATGTTTGGATTGATGGATATGCAAAGAGTGGACAGATGGATCAGGCCAGTGCAGCCTATAGGGAGATGCAAGCGAGGGGATTAGTGCCAGACTCCTGCACCTTCAACATTATTGTTGCTAGAGCTCACAAGTTCGGGTATGCTGCCCAGTTAGTCCATGACCATGACATGTTTAGTTCACATATGTCGGCTGATGGGTTGGATATGTTGGTCTGTAGGCTTTGTTGGGATCATCGATTGGATGATGCCTGGGAGCTTCTGCTTGGTGCTATTGAGCAGGGTGTTCCATTGCGTGTTACTGGATTTAATGCATTGATCGCTGCTTATAGTAAGGAGGGACTCCACGAAGAAGCTTCTGAACTGTATAGAATTATGAACAAGTTAGGACTGGCACCATCCTCGTCTACTTTTAATTACTTGATAATGGGACTCTGCAATCAAGTAAGACTTGATGAGGCACAGCTTATTTTAGAGCACAAGGTTATCAAAGGATATTGTATAAGTACATCATTTACTATCAGCTTGGATGCATACTTCAGAGACGGTAATGCAGTTGGCGCACTGAAATGCTGGGATGATATGGGCAAAATTGGTTTGCAGACTGATTTTATTGCCTTCTCAGCATATATTAATGGCCTAAGCCGATTAGATTACGTGAATGAGGCTTATCAGGCATTTGCTGAGATGACGAGCAGAGGAATTGTACCAAACAATATTACTTACAACTCCATCATATCTACACTTTGTAAGGCAGGCAATATGACTGAAGCCTTTAAGTTAGAGCAGAATATGAGGCAGAGTGGCATTGCTTGCATAATGAAGTTCACCATAGATTTATTCAGTCTATGCaatcacttatgtttccttgtttTCTTTTAAACTAACACATGTAGGTAGCCAAACACTATCTTACTCTTATTTTGCCAACTCATACAATCAGCCAACAGAACTTATCTTTTTACATACAGCTGATGAACATTTATTGTATCACGGCCAGGTCAAATGTATCAAATGGGTTGTTTGGTCGTTTAAGCACTTTGACCAGTATGGGGTCATAATTAGCTTCATTCTATATATGTTCCTTTTTCTCAAACCTTTATTCGAATAAATTGAGACTAAATTTAGCTGACTGTCTGAAGTAGGGCTGCATGTGTTGAATGGTGTTTGGTTGGCTGTATGTGCTAAATTATTTGAGTGGTCGTGTAGATGGATGGACAATAAGCTTTTGAGCACCGGAAGCCTTCACATTTTATCCCTGGATACATAGGGCTTGAGCTTATAGGATAATCCCAGGAAGTCCCCATTTGATTGGCCTATGTTAAGATTGAACTTCGATACTATTATTAACATTGTTGACACTATAGATTATGTCTGTGTGAATCTTTCAAGAGACTACTTCTGAAGTAGTTCCACATGGTATTGTTATCTACCATTCTACCTTCATCATTGTATTAGCTGTCACCATTAGCATTTTTCTTtcatttttgttttgtttttgaagACATTTTCACTTTGAAGCTTGAACAGATTTATGTTTTTGTACAATATGGCGCATTCTTTTCTCATCCTTGAGTTTGGTTTCTTAATTTACCATATTTATTTTCCTTGTCCAGCTTGCAAAGAAGGGAGAACAATTCATTGATGTCCCTTATGTTGTGAAGAGTATGGATGTGTCATTTAGTGGTATATTGAGCTTTATTGAAGCTGCGGCGATTGAAAAGCTTAAAAATAATGAGTGCACACCTGCGGACCTATGCTACTCATTGCAGGTACTTGCATGCTCTTAAACTTTTCCCCCTTGTGGATAATAATTGGTTATGCTTTCTTGACAGTGACACTGATGAAAGTCCTAATTTCTCAGGAAACTATCTTTGCCATGCTTGTCGAAATTACTGAAAGTGCCATGGCACACTGTGATTCAAAGGACGTTCTTATTGTTGGTGGCGTCGGTTGCAACAAACGTTTACAGGAGATGATGAAGATTATGTGCTCAGAAAGAGGGGGTAGGCTGTTTGCAACTGATGACCGCTATTGTATAGACAATGGGGCAATGATTGCATATACTGGTTTACTGGCATATGCACATGGCATGACCACTCCCCTTGAGGAGTCGACATTTACACAAAGATTCCGAACTGATGAAGTTCATGCAATTTGGAGAGAGAAGGAGATGCCGGTGCTAAATAACACCCATTCAGATGCAATTGCTGAAGTTTCTATAGATGAAGCCTCCATGGCGACACCAATCGTTATAGATTACTGAGGTATAATTGGCCTTTACAATTTTGTCTTGCTGCTAATGTTTTTGCATGATAGCTAATGCAATTTGGATTGCTGGAGACAATCGCTACCAATTACTCTCCCTCTATTCCAAACTCTAAGACATTTTGCTTTTCTAGATGCATAGTGTTTGCTATGACCCTGTTTGGAACCTCTAGAGCTAATACTGCTAAAATTAGTTGTATAGGTTTCAAACACCCACAACTAATATCCCAATTATTTGTTAGCTAACTCACAGCTAACAATTAGTTCATTAGCTGACTCAACCCAGCTAacaatttgttagctagctaactaaTATCTCTAGGGGTTCCAAACAGGAACCTATGTACTTAGGTGTACACTATGTCTGGATATATATAGTTAAGGCGATGTATCTAGAAAACCCAAAAACGTGTCATAATTTGAAATGGAAGGAGTACTTGGCAATTCATGTGGAGTTGTGGATGATACGATGGTGGGTGTGATCCCACTTTTCGTGCGTTTGATTTTTCTACATGATGAATATGCTCTACAAATGAAGTTTTCTAGTGCATGAGTTTTACCTAGTGTGCAAACCATGCTGTTAGATGCAAAACTATGCATCTGTTTTTGGACAATACGAAACAGAAGGAaccattatatattttttatgctTCACTGCATATCCTCATGTGTTTTACTTCTGAGCAGCCGCAATCTGATGAGGTTGTTTCTTTTCTGTCAGACAGTAAAGAGTAAATGCTTGTATGGTAAAGCCTAGAACCACTCCTAAGGCTATTACCAACTGATCTCCTATCCCATCCCCTATCTCAAACTCCACTCTACAAACAGTGTCAAACAATATCATCTATAGTTCCACATCTAAATGTGATATCTTTGCTCTGTTTGGGAAAAGCCTTCTCCAGGCACATGGCAGGGGCTCAGAATAGTTGTGCTGTTGTATGAACTGCAGCTGACATGTATCAAACCTCACCAATCACCTTAACATTCTAGTTAGTTACTTCATCGAGTGAACTTATTATTGTTGTAAACTAATAGACACATTTCTGCAAAGCTAGCTTAACTCTTAAGTTACTCTTGTTATGATAATCTGTTAAGGTTCTAAAGCAGCCTCTTTTGGATCGACATTTGATTCTTGGGAACGTGGGAAGTTATTTCGATTCACATCCAATGGACATCAGCTGAGGTGGTGGTTTTCTGTAAAACATATACATTGGATTATTATGTGGGTGTTTTGTTTTGCAAGAAAAAACTACTACGCTTATGTGTTGGATGCGAATTGAATGTCTCTAAATGTCTGGGTGCACAGGTTGATGCACAAGATATGTTGTCTTATAAACCCCACCCCCAACTAACGTGTATAGATTGCATTATCCAGAAGCGAATGTCCTTGGAATGTGGACAATGGTTTTGTTATGGTCGTATTACCTTTCGTGACGCTACGCAGATCATGGACACTGGATACGCTTCTTGATGCAAATCTGATTCGGCAAGCATAGTAGATCTTGTtcgtaggtgtgttgtacgttgtctaCGGATCGGGTGTCATTCATGTAAGACAGACATGCGACTGGTAACGGGCCGTCAATATTTTGTGACATTCTGGTAGAAGATGCAGATCTGATTTGGAAAGAAAGTGGGTCATGCTACGGGCGTAGTGAAGCAGCGGTGGTGGATTTGGCCTGGCACACACATCAGCAGGCAGCAGCACCGTAGCTGGGCAGGGCCAGCGACTTCGCGCGCACAATGTAAAACTTGGATGCAGACCCAGGTTTTATATACTCTAAAAATATTACAGTATTAGCAATATTATGGTTTAAGTTACAAAGTTTTTAGATGAGCTATCAAACACCTTTTGACTGAAAAACTACAGTATTCGTAAATACCGTGGTATTGTTTTGGAACTATGAAAAAACTGAGTTGCCAAACAGGGCTTAGTGTTTCAGTGGACTCGAGAACATGAGTTTGCCTTCCAAACATTGAAATGGCTCTTCACACTGCACATGTGCTCGCCTTCCCAGACATATTCAAACAAATTCTGTTACGTACAACACATTAATGGATGGCATTTGCAGTAATGTTCTTGATCGAGCAATGATACTTACTGGCAGGCTTATTAAAATGGCTTTTAAGCCAAACACTATCACACTCAACGTTTTCCTTTCTCATTTCTGCAAGCAAGGATTTGGGAATAGAGCCCTCATGTGGGCTGAGAAGCTCAGAGAAGATTCTTTTGTTTTTGATGGTGCTACAAGAAATATAATTGACGGGGCACGAAGGGAAATGGAGGATGACCCCCAGGCTAACAACGAGGACATAGGAAGATGCATGTTTCTTGAGTTCTTAATGTTCATGACATATGAGGCTATGCTCAACAGCAGATCCTCAAAGGCTACACATATGCTTACAGAAAAAAGTTTTGATCCTGCTAGCAGCAGCATGATTAGAAAGGAGGTGAAAATGAGATTGGCTGTAATTGCTTGTTTATTGCTGAACCAGACCTTCCTGATTGATCCCAAATACCCCTCCTTTTGCCTAATTAACCCCTGTTACGAGCGCCTATAAATGTTCCCGGCCGTAACAATAGCTCAAGGTTACACCTGGAAACTGGAGAGAAAAGGAAGATGTAATTCAGTCTGAGTTTTATAATATGTTATTTAGGTGATCATTAAGATAGATGGAAATCACAACTTGCTTGTCAGatcatttcaaattcaaatgtgcATTTTCAAATTAAATTGTGTGTATTCAATAACATCTATTCAATGCTCATCTGCTTTCTTTGTTGTATCAACCAAATGACCACTAAACAATAGGAAGCTAAAAAGGAgccaaaatagagaaataaaaaACAAAAATACATCTTCACCTAAAAACCAAAATAATTAAGTGCATTACAAGTTGTTAATTGCCATTCATTCATCAATGTCAGTTACGGCGTAAGGACCTCCTTATAAACGATATTCTTTGTGTATGTTGCGCCATTTATCGCTGAGTTCCTTTcaacccccttcttcttcttcttctcatcgTGGACTGGAATGGCAAGTATCTTCACTTTTGATCGAGCGGTGGCCCTTGATAGAGCAACATAAAGTTGaccatgagagaacactggttccGGCAAGTACACACCAACATTAGGAATCGTCTGGCCCTGGGCCTTGTTAACTGTCATGGCAAAACTTAGTCTTATCGGAAACTGCTTCCTTTTAaactggaaagggaacatctcaTCATCAGAGGGGCACAGGGGTATACGAGGCAAGAAAATTCGCATTCCAGCATGTTGGCCAAGGACAATTTCAGCATCAATACTGTTTTTTTGGAAACCACGAACCACCAACCTCgtgccattgcaaagtccattAGCAGGGTCTATATTCCTAAGCAACATGATTGGGCATCCAACTTTGAGCTTCAGAACGTGCGGGGGTAGTCCATTAGGAGTCAGCGTGTTTAGAAACTCCGATGGGTAATAGTTATTAGGATCATCCACCGCGGTGTCAAAACTATGGTACATCATCTGCTCCCCTTGGAAACGATCGATCATCCTCAtatttatcatatccacccagtCATTCCGTGTAGACAATATTGCTCTTGAAGTGATGTAGCTTgtgttagacatgttttcatttagATTGGGGTAAATGTCATCTATCAGTCTATCAAGGTCGCGGTCATTACCAGTATATGGCACACATACCTCATCTGGAAGACGAACATCACCATCGTTGTTCGCTTCCTCAGTTCCACCACCGACGCGCAACAAATATTCTGCAAACCATGGGTCGCTCTGTGCCCTCATGTTTTGAACAAGCTTTAGGTGGCACATGGATTCCCAGAGGTAAGAACTCCGTAGAGAGGCAGCAACTATCTGAGCCCTTGACCCCTTGCGTACAACAGGGAGTACTTGTCTGAAATCACCCCCGAACACAACAGTCCTCCCACCAAAGGGCAGCCCAGGCCGTCCCATTATATCACGCATGCTATTGTCTAGCGCCTCAATTGCTTGTCTCTTAGTCATTGATGCCTCGTCCCAGATAATGAGCGATGCTTTTTGTAGCAACTTTGCTGTCCCGCTTTGTTTCGTGAAGCTACATACAGCACCATCATCAATAGTAagtggtatcttgaagcgtgaatgggcAGTCCTCCCCCCAGGCAATATGGAAGACGCAACACCAGATGTAGCTGTTGCAACTGCAATCTTGTCCTGACTGCGTAGTGCCGCAAGCAATGCCTTATACAGATAGGTCTTTCCAGTCCCACCAGGCCCATCCACAAAGAACACTCCACCGTTATTGGTGTCAACGACAGATAGGATCTTATCATAGGCAAACCTCTGCTCCTCATTTAGGGTTTCTTTCATAGCAACGTCCTCTGCTGTCGGCTCGATACTTTCCTCCTCGTAAATCTCTCTATCAGTACCATGTGAATCGTCATATTTGTCGATGATAGCAGGgagagggaatgtctttatgtctttacccattgactgcaaaatgtttctaatgtcaatcaaGACCATCTGTTGCACATGGGTTTTGCTTTGAGTACTACGGTGATAGTCCTCTGACATTGAGTCAAGGTGTCTCTGCCATAATTCTGCCACATCGTTCGGCTCGCAGTATACCAGTATTGTTGCAAACAACCTTCGTAGTGCTGACGGCATTTGGTAAATAGCGGCTTCGTTGAGACACTCATCTATTGTGTCGTCTGCTTCAAGCAGTCCCCTCCTCTGTGCTGCCTCACGAAAAGATGGTAGTGTGTCACCATCTACTGTCCTTAGATCCGCATAGGAGGTAGCACCCGTCACATGGTTTAAGAGAAGTCGAAGATAAAAGCGCTCCCCCTCAGCTGGATGAGCAGAGACTATTCTACCAACCTGTCCACCCGTGTTTCGTTTCCTcctttgccacactttgccttgcTGCAAAGTGTACCACTCAGGAAAATCACGGTAAAGGATGCCCCGAGCCTCCTCGTGTAGCCTATTTGCCTCAAAATATGCCGTAAGCATTGACCTATCGGCACCTGGACGTTGGACAACATGATTTACTTTAGCACGCTCGTGAAATGACACCATATGCATGTTTTCAAGATGGAGCTGCAGTTGCATCACTGGAGGAGAGTTTTGACTTAGATCAAAGCTGAATATCCTCCAAAGGGCTTCTGTAGGGGTCACCCACCTAGCATCTC
It contains:
- the LOC103644100 gene encoding uncharacterized protein encodes the protein MQLSDKALNAYIHCIRGEEHLLHREGGKVFLENTFISSLLKRDGDPKVFLPMNIEDFHWYLAVLNAKKSEVHVLDSMGQQITDRRDLYTTLKGLERQIKLAAKHKELYQGKWSNLDVASWPVIEKITTQMQTDGVSCGLWMINYMEYWTGSSLSDNVTQDDITMFRFKLPAILWDSRLNTKKGHQNLDHNVDEDGESSSDVQIIDTPCELSKSSNTSHQIEPYISPYVLPAKVTSTNTQELMFVLCTYIMGIDNDKYLKKHWIQSTKPYPISLSLQKLKDILDVNKPMDTDCFNMAVRMIACNDSLFLLEDKYHYMDLQFCIANK